The following coding sequences are from one Prochlorococcus sp. MIT 0604 window:
- a CDS encoding extracellular solute-binding protein, translating to MQNLKKLFYSALTCTFLLNVNIPANSTEKEVKVYSGRHYNTDRSIYKKFAEETGIKVRLIEAAGISLIERLKREGENSQADLILLVDAARITNAAKAGLLQPIKSSNLENDVPVGLKDPNKEWYALTRRVRVMIANPKVVDFSKINDYTDLADPSLKGKVCLRNRKSPYNQSLVANQIINKGQSETKAWLSGMISNVSQPFFPGDISIIRAVSKKKCGVGIVNHYYVARMLAGVNGRRDALYAKKTKVLTPNPAHVNISAGGVAKYATNKNEAIQLLEFLASPEGSKGLAAPTFEHPLKEVNQNEIVKNFGEFTPDSVTVEDLGEQNSLAIKLMKDAGWN from the coding sequence GTGCAAAATCTCAAAAAACTTTTTTATTCAGCACTAACATGTACATTTTTGCTAAACGTTAATATACCCGCCAATTCAACAGAAAAAGAAGTCAAAGTTTATTCAGGTAGACATTACAACACAGATAGAAGTATTTATAAAAAATTTGCAGAAGAAACAGGAATAAAAGTCAGACTTATTGAGGCAGCAGGAATTTCTTTAATCGAAAGATTGAAACGCGAAGGGGAGAATTCTCAAGCAGATTTAATATTGTTAGTAGATGCTGCAAGAATTACTAACGCAGCCAAAGCTGGGTTACTTCAACCAATAAAATCTTCTAATTTAGAAAATGATGTACCAGTTGGATTAAAAGACCCAAATAAGGAATGGTATGCATTAACAAGAAGAGTAAGAGTTATGATAGCCAATCCAAAAGTAGTAGATTTTAGCAAGATTAATGATTACACTGATTTGGCTGATCCTTCTCTAAAAGGGAAAGTATGTTTGAGAAATAGAAAAAGTCCATATAATCAATCTTTAGTTGCCAATCAAATAATTAACAAAGGCCAATCAGAAACTAAAGCTTGGTTAAGCGGGATGATTTCAAATGTTTCCCAACCATTTTTCCCAGGTGATATTTCAATAATTAGAGCAGTTTCTAAGAAAAAATGCGGGGTAGGAATTGTTAATCATTATTACGTCGCAAGAATGTTAGCAGGTGTTAATGGAAGGAGAGATGCTTTGTATGCAAAAAAAACAAAGGTCCTTACTCCTAATCCTGCACACGTAAATATTAGTGCCGGTGGTGTTGCAAAATATGCAACAAATAAAAATGAAGCTATTCAGCTGCTTGAATTCTTGGCTTCTCCCGAAGGCAGTAAAGGTTTAGCTGCTCCTACTTTTGAACATCCTTTGAAGGAAGTTAATCAGAATGAAATAGTTAAGAACTTTGGAGAGTTTACGCCTGATAGTGTAACCGTCGAAGACCTTGGAGAGCAAAATTCTTTAGCTATTAAATTGATGAAAGATGCAGGTTGGAATTAA
- a CDS encoding Fe2+-dependent dioxygenase, whose amino-acid sequence MNYLTHQLLNAEEINFIEKELEQENQGWEDGKKTAGSHASIVKNNLQLKRTSDISKKLSLLIKQKILNNDLIKSFTLPKNIHGIMFTKSSKGMKYGRHIDNAYMSSGRADLSFTIFLTKKNLYEGGELLIENLTSENKFKLNSGEILIYPSTFLHSVQEVLNGERIVCVGWIESYIKSIEEREYLFDLEAGARSLLAKHGRSDELDLIFKSYSNLLRVMGD is encoded by the coding sequence ATGAATTATTTAACTCATCAGTTATTAAATGCTGAAGAAATAAATTTTATAGAAAAAGAATTAGAACAAGAAAATCAAGGTTGGGAAGATGGAAAAAAAACAGCTGGCAGTCACGCCTCAATCGTAAAAAATAATTTGCAATTAAAAAGAACATCAGATATTTCGAAAAAATTATCCTTGTTAATTAAACAAAAAATTTTAAATAATGATTTAATAAAAAGCTTTACTTTACCAAAAAATATTCATGGAATCATGTTTACTAAATCCTCCAAAGGGATGAAGTATGGACGACATATCGATAATGCATATATGTCATCAGGCAGGGCTGACTTATCTTTCACAATTTTTCTTACCAAAAAAAATCTATACGAGGGGGGTGAACTATTAATTGAAAATCTTACTTCAGAAAACAAATTTAAACTTAATAGTGGAGAAATTTTAATTTACCCAAGCACATTTTTACATTCAGTTCAAGAAGTTCTCAATGGAGAAAGAATAGTATGCGTTGGATGGATTGAGAGTTATATAAAAAGTATTGAAGAAAGAGAATATTTATTTGATTTAGAAGCAGGTGCAAGAAGTTTACTGGCAAAGCATGGCAGATCGGACGAACTTGATCTTATTTTCAAATCTTATTCAAATCTCTTAAGAGTTATGGGGGATTAA
- a CDS encoding DEAD/DEAH box helicase family protein encodes MPIPPGLSKSPFEINIPSERWKPDIDLVKKPIQQFNAPFVEKIREEVHEWRQFGYDGVSDTSKYLLNFWFNYQHKNDFQYYFAQRESVESIIYLFEYKKVRSNRDLLTLDSWGITEDFLQDDWLRLIIKQATGSGKTKVLSLLIAWSYFHSLYESDSILSKNFLVMAPNTIVLDRLRTDIEGLNIFNNDPIIPLNGYENRSWSFSPKVHIQDDIKSISDLGNIFLTNVQRFAERNKQNNEYDLKSKFLGPEPNIKKGGIKNTVKETVKKLDNLIVLNDEAHHVYENTAWKRSIEDIHNSLKQKGQKLVLQIDVTATPKNKKGEIFTQTISDYPLVEAIYQEVVKKPVIPDLPSREKLKEYPSSIFSEKYRDYLHLGYETWKKQYEKHKKMNKKALLFIMVDDTKNCDDVENYLKSTFPLLKNGIFVIHTKDNARDSTGEINENTSKGKEELQRLRRLVNTVDDLDSPIKVIISVLMLKEGWDVRNVTTIVGLRAYASHILPEQTLGRGLRRMYFGQQLDEELDVIGTDNFIDYVKSISEEGVELEEIPTGGSNPSSGPVVINVDEENGSKNINELDIEIPSIPKRYGRDFLSLQLLNPNEFKFKPCKLRNYSKEESIKEIIFKDIIEDSEQKSIKFDNLEYLTSTTVLRFFTEVIIKDLGFSKLGVNHFIYGKLKIFVSDILFGKHVDIDDLNIIRNLSEPFITSQIIETFKKEINNLSLKDLGFKDSNLSTFVSNTKPYLSSRKKIYYSPKKSIFNFIAGDSKFEIEFAKHLDSFDDVVSFFKNDIQMKQYIEYVKHDGRIGSYYPDFFIKLKDESIWIVETKGAETLNDPLKYKRLETWCKDATKTQNINWDCLYLRQEVWNSIKVKPNCFFDLLNMI; translated from the coding sequence ATGCCAATACCTCCAGGTCTTTCAAAATCTCCGTTTGAGATAAATATACCCAGCGAAAGATGGAAACCAGATATTGATCTAGTTAAAAAACCAATTCAACAATTTAATGCACCCTTTGTCGAGAAAATCCGAGAAGAAGTGCATGAATGGAGACAGTTTGGATATGATGGCGTTTCAGATACATCAAAATACTTACTTAATTTCTGGTTTAATTATCAACATAAGAATGATTTTCAGTATTATTTTGCTCAAAGAGAATCAGTAGAATCTATTATTTATCTTTTTGAATACAAGAAGGTCAGATCTAATAGAGATTTGCTTACTCTAGACTCTTGGGGTATCACAGAGGATTTTCTCCAAGATGATTGGTTAAGGTTAATTATTAAACAGGCAACAGGTAGTGGCAAAACAAAAGTATTGTCTTTATTAATTGCTTGGTCATATTTTCATTCTTTATACGAAAGCGATTCTATCCTTTCCAAAAATTTTTTAGTAATGGCACCTAATACTATTGTGTTGGACAGATTAAGGACTGACATAGAAGGATTAAATATATTTAATAATGATCCAATTATTCCTCTCAACGGGTACGAAAACAGATCATGGAGTTTTTCTCCTAAAGTTCATATCCAAGACGATATCAAAAGTATATCTGATCTGGGCAATATTTTTTTAACTAACGTGCAGAGATTTGCAGAGAGGAATAAACAAAACAATGAATATGATTTAAAAAGTAAATTCTTAGGACCTGAACCTAATATTAAAAAAGGTGGGATAAAGAATACTGTAAAAGAAACAGTTAAAAAACTAGATAACCTTATCGTATTAAATGATGAAGCACATCACGTTTACGAAAATACTGCCTGGAAAAGATCAATAGAGGATATTCATAACTCTTTAAAACAAAAAGGGCAAAAACTTGTTTTGCAAATTGACGTGACAGCAACCCCAAAAAATAAAAAAGGAGAAATTTTTACTCAAACAATTTCTGATTACCCATTAGTAGAAGCAATTTATCAAGAAGTTGTTAAGAAACCTGTAATTCCTGATTTACCAAGTAGAGAAAAGTTAAAAGAATATCCTTCATCAATTTTTTCTGAAAAATATCGTGATTATCTTCATCTAGGGTATGAGACTTGGAAGAAACAATATGAAAAACATAAAAAAATGAACAAAAAAGCACTTTTGTTCATAATGGTTGACGATACAAAAAATTGTGATGACGTAGAAAATTACTTAAAGTCTACTTTCCCACTCTTAAAAAACGGTATTTTTGTAATTCATACAAAAGATAATGCGAGAGATTCAACAGGCGAAATAAATGAAAATACCTCAAAAGGGAAAGAAGAATTACAGAGATTAAGAAGATTAGTTAATACTGTTGATGATTTAGATAGTCCAATTAAAGTTATTATTTCGGTGCTTATGCTCAAGGAGGGTTGGGATGTACGGAATGTCACAACTATTGTCGGTCTAAGAGCATATGCTTCTCATATATTGCCAGAACAAACCTTAGGAAGAGGTTTGAGAAGAATGTATTTTGGGCAACAGTTAGACGAAGAATTAGATGTTATTGGAACAGATAACTTTATTGATTATGTAAAAAGTATTTCTGAAGAAGGGGTTGAACTAGAGGAAATACCGACGGGGGGAAGTAATCCATCCTCTGGACCAGTAGTTATAAATGTAGATGAGGAAAATGGATCAAAGAATATAAATGAATTAGATATTGAAATCCCCTCTATTCCAAAAAGGTATGGTAGGGATTTTCTTTCCTTACAATTATTGAATCCTAATGAATTCAAATTTAAACCTTGTAAATTAAGAAACTACTCTAAAGAAGAATCAATTAAAGAGATAATTTTTAAAGATATAATCGAAGACTCTGAACAAAAGTCAATTAAATTTGATAATCTTGAATATTTAACTTCTACTACAGTATTGAGATTTTTTACTGAGGTTATTATAAAAGATCTTGGTTTTTCAAAATTAGGAGTGAATCATTTTATATATGGAAAGTTAAAGATTTTTGTATCAGATATTTTATTTGGAAAACACGTTGATATTGATGATTTAAATATAATTAGGAATCTATCGGAACCCTTTATTACCAGTCAAATAATAGAAACTTTTAAAAAAGAAATTAATAATTTGTCCTTGAAAGATTTAGGTTTTAAGGATTCAAACCTTTCCACATTTGTATCTAATACAAAACCCTATTTGTCGTCAAGAAAAAAGATTTATTATTCTCCTAAAAAATCTATTTTTAATTTTATTGCTGGAGATAGTAAATTTGAAATTGAATTTGCTAAGCATCTAGATAGTTTTGATGATGTAGTATCTTTTTTCAAAAATGACATTCAAATGAAGCAGTATATTGAATACGTTAAACATGATGGAAGGATAGGGAGTTACTACCCTGACTTCTTCATTAAATTAAAGGATGAAAGTATTTGGATTGTTGAAACCAAAGGAGCAGAAACATTGAATGATCCTTTGAAATATAAAAGACTAGAAACCTGGTGTAAAGATGCTACTAAGACTCAAAATATTAATTGGGATTGTCTTTACTTAAGACAAGAAGTTTGGAATTCTATAAAAGTTAAACCTAATTGTTTTTTTGATTTGTTAAATATGATTTGA